A single window of Shewanella sp. Choline-02u-19 DNA harbors:
- the trmH gene encoding tRNA (guanosine(18)-2'-O)-methyltransferase TrmH: protein MSPERFARINQMLDNRQPDLTLCLDTVHKSNNIAAVIRSADAVGIHEVHAVWAELEMRVSGNTASGSQQWVKTQVHHTMGHAVEEFRRQDMQILATTFSPTAVDFREIDYTRPTAIILGNERDGVSAAGIAAADQHIIIPMIGMVQSLNVSVAGALIVYEAQRQREAAGMYGTRKLDDAYCQIKLFEQGHPIYAKACRRKKLAYPGIDDTGQIVADEQWWQKMREPSA from the coding sequence ATGAGTCCTGAACGTTTCGCCCGTATCAACCAGATGCTAGATAATCGCCAACCTGATCTCACCCTTTGCTTAGACACTGTGCATAAAAGCAATAACATTGCAGCAGTGATCCGTAGCGCCGACGCTGTTGGGATCCATGAGGTTCATGCGGTCTGGGCTGAGCTGGAGATGCGTGTCTCGGGCAATACGGCATCAGGTAGTCAGCAATGGGTTAAAACACAAGTTCATCATACGATGGGCCATGCAGTAGAGGAGTTTCGTCGGCAAGATATGCAGATTTTAGCGACCACTTTTTCTCCGACCGCCGTCGACTTTCGCGAAATAGATTACACTCGTCCAACGGCCATTATTTTAGGTAATGAGCGCGATGGCGTGAGTGCAGCAGGCATTGCAGCAGCAGATCAGCATATTATTATTCCAATGATAGGCATGGTGCAATCACTCAATGTCTCGGTGGCTGGCGCACTGATTGTGTATGAAGCGCAGCGTCAACGCGAAGCTGCAGGCATGTACGGAACCCGCAAACTTGATGACGCCTATTGCCAAATAAAACTGTTTGAACAAGGCCACCCTATCTACGCCAAAGCCTGCCGCCGTAAGAAGCTTGCCTATCCCGGCATTGATGACACTGGCCAAATTGTGGCTGATGAACAATGGTGGCAAAAAATGCGCGAACCGTCTGCATAA
- a CDS encoding sensor histidine kinase, whose translation MTTSTQTKEDKLAWIYLVNLVFYLIPIFVNEMQPWEITLSLMALVPFIYCYFWAYRSTTANAYRPILAMIIIGVLVTPINTGSLSLFTFAGFFLGFFYPLRTAIVSLLGLMGLLSLLNASLNFDHYYWVIYGAGLIAGVGLFGVAERKRVEHKCQQQKSQTEIQQLATMLERERIARDLHDIMGHSLSSISLKAELAEKLIANNDIEQARLQLTELNSIARDSLSQIRQTVSGYKHKGLSASVTQLCQTLRDKGLSVSLIGNIPKLEPELETQLILSLTELCSNIVRHSKGTRCELHFEQTATQLRIAITDDGCPSKIEQGNGLIGINERLAKFQGVLAWELDDECQFTITLPAQG comes from the coding sequence ATGACAACGTCAACTCAAACAAAAGAAGACAAACTGGCTTGGATATATCTCGTCAATCTGGTTTTTTACCTTATCCCCATTTTTGTCAATGAGATGCAGCCATGGGAAATAACCCTAAGCTTAATGGCGCTTGTGCCCTTCATTTATTGCTATTTTTGGGCTTATCGGTCCACCACGGCTAACGCTTACCGACCTATTCTAGCCATGATAATTATCGGCGTATTAGTGACCCCTATTAATACTGGCTCGCTATCATTATTTACCTTTGCCGGCTTCTTTCTCGGTTTTTTTTACCCGTTAAGAACAGCCATTGTCAGCCTATTAGGGCTAATGGGATTACTGTCGCTGTTGAATGCTAGCCTTAATTTTGACCATTATTATTGGGTCATTTATGGTGCAGGCCTCATTGCTGGTGTAGGGCTGTTTGGGGTTGCAGAGCGCAAACGCGTGGAGCATAAATGTCAGCAACAAAAAAGCCAAACGGAGATCCAACAACTTGCGACCATGCTAGAACGAGAACGCATTGCTCGCGATCTGCATGACATTATGGGGCACAGTCTTTCCTCAATATCTTTGAAAGCCGAGTTAGCCGAAAAGCTGATCGCCAATAATGATATTGAGCAAGCACGACTGCAATTAACTGAACTCAATAGCATCGCTAGAGATAGCTTGAGCCAGATAAGGCAAACTGTCTCAGGTTATAAACACAAGGGCCTTTCCGCCAGTGTGACACAGCTTTGTCAAACACTACGAGACAAGGGCTTAAGTGTCAGTTTGATTGGTAACATCCCCAAGCTTGAGCCCGAATTAGAAACCCAATTAATTTTGAGTCTGACGGAGCTTTGTAGCAATATTGTTCGCCATAGCAAGGGCACCCGATGTGAATTGCACTTTGAGCAAACGGCAACTCAACTGCGGATCGCTATTACCGATGATGGCTGCCCGAGCAAAATCGAACAAGGCAATGGACTCATTGGTATCAATGAGCGACTGGCTAAATTTCAAGGGGTATTGGCATGGGAGTTGGATGATGAATGCCAATTTACCATTACTCTGCCAGCACAAGGATGA
- a CDS encoding RidA family protein, with protein sequence MAEKIIIATDKAPQAIGTYSQAVKVGSTVYLSGQIPLNPETMQMVSEEFDAQVVQVFENLTAVCAAAGGSLSDIVKLNIFMTDLSNFATVNEIMGRYFEQPYPARAAIGVSQLPKGSLVEMDGVMEV encoded by the coding sequence ATGGCAGAGAAAATCATCATTGCTACCGACAAAGCACCACAAGCTATCGGCACCTATTCTCAAGCAGTAAAAGTAGGCAGCACCGTTTATTTATCAGGTCAGATCCCACTGAACCCTGAAACGATGCAAATGGTCAGTGAAGAATTTGACGCACAAGTGGTCCAGGTTTTTGAAAACCTAACCGCGGTTTGTGCTGCTGCTGGTGGTTCATTAAGTGATATTGTTAAACTCAACATCTTCATGACAGACCTAAGTAACTTTGCCACTGTAAACGAAATTATGGGTCGCTATTTTGAGCAACCTTATCCCGCTCGTGCGGCTATCGGTGTAAGTCAGCTACCGAAAGGCTCGCTAGTAGAGATGGATGGCGTAATGGAGGTTTAA
- the recG gene encoding ATP-dependent DNA helicase RecG — translation MQSLDLVPITELKGVAKKMAERLAKLDITTVQDLLFHLPLRYEDRTQIYPIASLYPGSYGTIEAVIQSSQVIQGRKRMLTCTVRDDTGSLTLRFFNFSVAQRNGLEAGTVIRAYGEIRRGKHFSEIIHPEYKLVSAEDDMPLSDTLTPVYPTTEGLKQASWIKLTEQALVMLAEGGLPELLPPHLQPNHMELKQALQLLHRPNNQVSQFDLEQGTHPAQQRLIQEELLAHNLSMLRLRQRTRRDKAVSMSATGQLLNPFLASLPFKPTGAQQRVGVDISTDLEKAEPMMRLVQGDVGSGKTLVAALAALQAIESGYQVAMMAPTELLAEQHMINFSSWFEPLGLKVGWLAGKLKGKARIQSLADIESGAANIVIGTHAIFQEQVVFNKLALIIIDEQHRFGVHQRLGLREKGVSQGFHPHQLIMTATPIPRTLAMTAYADLDTSIIDELPPGRKPVTTVAVSDQRREEVINRVRQAAVNDNRQTYWVCTLIEESEALECQAAEDTAQELKIALPELNIGLIHGRMKSAEKQQIMASFKAGDLHLLVATTVIEVGVDVPNASLMIIENPERLGLAQLHQLRGRVGRGAVASHCVLMYKPPLSATAIKRLGVLRQSNDGFVIAQRDLEIRGPGEVLGTKQTGIADMKIADLMRDQALIPHVQKLAPYVMQQSPDSVDAIIQRWLGDREQFVQA, via the coding sequence TTGCAAAGTCTCGATCTTGTTCCTATAACAGAACTCAAGGGCGTCGCCAAAAAGATGGCCGAGAGATTAGCTAAGCTGGATATTACAACAGTGCAAGATCTGTTGTTTCATCTGCCGCTGCGTTATGAAGATCGTACTCAGATCTACCCTATTGCTTCACTCTATCCTGGCAGTTATGGCACCATTGAAGCGGTGATCCAGTCAAGCCAAGTGATCCAAGGTCGCAAACGCATGCTGACCTGTACTGTACGTGATGATACTGGCAGTTTAACCCTACGCTTTTTCAACTTTTCAGTAGCTCAGCGGAATGGTCTTGAAGCCGGCACGGTGATTCGAGCCTATGGTGAAATTCGCCGCGGTAAGCATTTTAGTGAAATTATTCATCCTGAATACAAGTTAGTCTCCGCCGAAGATGACATGCCGCTAAGTGATACCTTAACGCCGGTGTATCCCACCACTGAGGGCCTTAAGCAGGCAAGTTGGATTAAGTTAACAGAGCAAGCCTTGGTGATGCTGGCTGAGGGAGGACTACCAGAGCTATTGCCTCCCCATCTGCAACCCAATCATATGGAGCTCAAACAAGCACTACAGTTACTACACCGACCGAATAATCAAGTCTCACAGTTTGATCTTGAGCAAGGGACACATCCTGCACAGCAACGCCTTATCCAAGAGGAGTTGTTAGCACACAATTTAAGCATGCTACGCCTACGTCAACGAACACGTCGAGACAAAGCCGTGAGTATGTCGGCAACAGGTCAGCTGTTAAATCCATTTCTGGCGTCACTGCCTTTTAAACCCACTGGCGCACAGCAGCGAGTCGGTGTCGATATCAGCACCGATCTTGAAAAAGCAGAGCCGATGATGCGACTGGTTCAAGGCGATGTGGGATCAGGGAAGACCTTAGTGGCCGCACTCGCCGCATTACAGGCTATCGAGAGCGGATACCAAGTCGCTATGATGGCGCCAACAGAGTTACTCGCTGAGCAGCACATGATTAATTTCAGCAGCTGGTTTGAGCCATTAGGGTTAAAAGTCGGCTGGTTAGCCGGTAAGCTAAAAGGCAAGGCCAGAATACAATCGTTAGCCGATATCGAATCGGGTGCGGCCAATATTGTGATTGGCACCCACGCTATATTCCAAGAACAAGTGGTGTTTAATAAGCTCGCATTAATTATCATCGATGAACAACATAGATTTGGAGTACATCAGCGCCTAGGCCTACGAGAAAAAGGAGTGAGTCAGGGCTTTCATCCGCACCAGCTCATTATGACAGCGACTCCCATTCCACGTACATTGGCCATGACCGCTTATGCGGACTTAGATACCTCAATCATCGATGAGCTTCCACCAGGGCGTAAACCGGTCACTACAGTCGCAGTATCGGATCAGCGTCGAGAGGAAGTTATCAACCGAGTGCGCCAAGCGGCGGTGAATGATAACCGTCAAACCTATTGGGTCTGCACGCTTATTGAAGAGTCTGAGGCATTAGAGTGCCAAGCAGCAGAAGACACAGCTCAAGAGCTTAAAATTGCCTTACCTGAACTCAATATTGGCCTGATACATGGCCGAATGAAATCTGCTGAAAAGCAGCAGATTATGGCCAGTTTTAAAGCTGGAGACTTGCATCTACTTGTGGCTACAACAGTGATTGAAGTCGGTGTTGACGTGCCTAATGCCAGTCTGATGATTATTGAAAATCCAGAACGTTTAGGTCTAGCACAACTGCATCAGCTTAGAGGCCGTGTCGGTCGAGGCGCCGTGGCCAGTCATTGCGTACTCATGTATAAGCCACCGCTGTCAGCCACCGCCATTAAAAGACTCGGCGTACTAAGGCAAAGTAACGATGGATTTGTGATCGCCCAGCGTGACTTAGAGATCCGTGGCCCAGGTGAAGTGCTCGGCACCAAGCAAACTGGCATCGCCGATATGAAGATTGCTGACTTAATGCGAGATCAAGCCTTAATCCCCCATGTACAGAAGCTTGCCCCATATGTCATGCAGCAATCGCCCGACAGTGTGGATGCCATTATCCAACGCTGGCTTGGCGATCGGGAGCAGTTTGTTCAAGCCTAA
- a CDS encoding DUF3014 domain-containing protein → MQLSQEDRISPQEKSSGTNGLAIIAIAVVVLISAGGYYYLSGNDKSEAPQIIAPVVIPDPIPEEPLETDANLPEPEPEIVDPVPVQLPTLEPVPAVEPLPTLADSDPYVHQKAIDIADGMAIQPLLIEDNVVRQFVVFVDNLAQGELARKVSPLKAPNNGFTVSDIANKTYVDPDSYHRYDLYADFLASLNEEELAKTYKEMTPLLSEAFSELGYSSTSFNDRMQQAIGIMLDAPIIEQPIELDGVSVNYQFVDPKLEALPNAQKLMVRMGPENARKVKSALRRLQKHLD, encoded by the coding sequence ATGCAACTCAGTCAAGAAGATAGAATTTCACCTCAGGAAAAGTCCTCAGGTACTAATGGCCTAGCGATTATTGCCATTGCCGTTGTTGTACTGATCTCTGCTGGAGGTTATTACTATTTAAGCGGTAATGATAAGAGCGAAGCACCGCAAATTATTGCGCCGGTTGTCATTCCCGATCCTATCCCAGAAGAGCCACTCGAAACCGATGCTAATCTGCCAGAACCGGAACCAGAAATAGTGGATCCTGTCCCTGTGCAGTTGCCTACACTCGAACCCGTTCCAGCAGTAGAGCCATTGCCAACACTGGCCGATAGCGATCCTTATGTTCATCAGAAAGCGATTGATATTGCAGACGGCATGGCAATTCAGCCTTTACTCATTGAAGACAATGTTGTGCGTCAATTTGTGGTATTTGTTGATAACTTAGCTCAAGGAGAGTTGGCTAGAAAAGTCAGTCCATTAAAAGCACCTAATAATGGCTTTACCGTGTCAGACATCGCTAATAAGACCTATGTTGACCCAGATAGTTACCACCGATATGACTTATATGCAGACTTCCTTGCCAGCTTAAATGAAGAGGAATTAGCTAAAACTTACAAAGAGATGACACCGCTTTTAAGCGAAGCTTTCAGCGAACTTGGCTACAGTAGCACGTCGTTTAACGACAGAATGCAGCAAGCCATTGGCATCATGCTCGATGCGCCGATTATTGAACAACCGATAGAACTCGATGGTGTGAGTGTTAACTACCAGTTTGTTGATCCTAAACTAGAAGCTTTACCTAATGCTCAGAAACTCATGGTGCGCATGGGACCTGAAAATGCTCGCAAGGTAAAATCAGCACTACGTCGATTGCAAAAGCACCTCGACTAA
- the spoT gene encoding bifunctional GTP diphosphokinase/guanosine-3',5'-bis pyrophosphate 3'-pyrophosphohydrolase, with product MYLFEGLKESASGYLEPEQVALLKQAYQVARDAHEGQMRTSGEPYITHPVAVARILADMRLDHETLMAALLHDTIEDTPVTKEELAEKFSESIAELVEGVSKLDKLKFRDKKEAQAENFRKMMMAMTQDIRVILIKLADRTHNMRTLGALRPDKRRRIARETLEIYAPIANRLGIHNIKCELEELGFQAYYPMRYRVLREVVKAARGNRKELIQSIEAAVATRLDDTGLEGTVKGREKNLYSIYNKMRNKELQFQEVMDIYAFRVIVDSIDTCYRVMGAMHGLYKPRPGRFKDYIAIPKANGYQSLHTSLFGPHGVPVEIQIRTEDMDQMADKGVAAHWLYKKGSSQEQGTTTQVRARKWMQSLLELQQSASTSFEFVENFKTELFPEEIYVFTPEGRILELPDGATAVDFAYEVHTDVGNTCVGARVNRQAYPLSQALISGQTVEIITAKGARPNAAWLNFVVTGKARSKIRQLLRSLKGEDAILLGKRLLNHALGETKLDDLSKEHIDKVVNDTKHDTLDELLADIGLGNAMSIVIAQRLRGDQVDTQEHRESYTMPIRGADGMLVTFANCCRPIPGDAVIAHVSPGKGLVVHMESCANIRGYQGEPDKYIPVQWDSAEGVEYQANLRVEIVNHQGALAKITSIVAAEGSNIHNLTTEERDGRVFLINLRISVRDRIHLANVMRRIRVLPEVLRTSRNR from the coding sequence TTGTATCTGTTTGAAGGTCTCAAAGAGTCAGCTTCAGGTTATTTAGAACCTGAGCAGGTAGCATTACTCAAGCAGGCCTATCAGGTGGCGCGCGATGCCCATGAAGGTCAAATGCGCACGAGTGGCGAACCTTATATTACCCATCCGGTTGCGGTTGCCCGCATCCTGGCCGATATGCGTCTCGATCATGAGACGCTTATGGCCGCACTTCTGCACGACACTATCGAAGACACCCCTGTTACCAAAGAGGAACTGGCTGAAAAATTCAGTGAGTCTATTGCCGAATTGGTTGAAGGTGTATCTAAGCTCGATAAGCTAAAATTTCGCGACAAGAAAGAAGCTCAAGCTGAAAACTTCCGTAAAATGATGATGGCTATGACTCAAGATATACGGGTCATCTTAATCAAGCTTGCCGATAGAACACACAACATGCGCACTTTAGGTGCACTGCGGCCCGATAAGCGCCGTCGTATCGCCCGTGAAACTCTCGAAATTTATGCCCCTATCGCCAACCGTCTTGGTATTCATAATATTAAGTGCGAGTTAGAGGAATTAGGTTTTCAAGCCTATTATCCGATGCGTTATCGTGTATTGAGAGAAGTGGTGAAAGCCGCACGAGGCAATCGTAAAGAGCTTATTCAAAGTATCGAAGCTGCCGTTGCGACACGATTAGATGACACTGGCCTTGAAGGCACTGTCAAAGGTCGTGAAAAGAACCTCTATTCCATCTATAACAAGATGCGTAATAAAGAACTGCAGTTCCAAGAGGTCATGGATATCTATGCCTTCAGAGTCATCGTCGACTCAATCGACACCTGCTACCGCGTAATGGGCGCCATGCATGGCCTTTATAAGCCGCGTCCAGGTCGATTCAAAGATTATATCGCTATCCCTAAAGCCAATGGCTATCAATCATTACACACTTCACTCTTTGGTCCTCACGGCGTACCCGTTGAGATCCAAATTAGGACTGAAGATATGGACCAAATGGCTGATAAAGGGGTTGCGGCACATTGGTTATACAAGAAAGGTAGCTCACAAGAGCAAGGCACGACGACACAAGTGCGTGCCCGCAAATGGATGCAGAGCCTACTTGAATTGCAACAAAGCGCCAGCACCTCTTTTGAGTTTGTGGAGAACTTTAAAACCGAGTTATTCCCAGAAGAGATCTACGTCTTCACCCCTGAAGGTCGTATTTTAGAGCTACCAGATGGCGCTACAGCGGTCGATTTTGCTTATGAAGTGCATACCGATGTAGGTAACACCTGTGTCGGCGCTCGAGTTAATCGTCAAGCGTATCCATTAAGCCAAGCACTTATTTCAGGTCAAACCGTTGAGATTATTACCGCTAAGGGCGCACGTCCCAATGCTGCTTGGCTCAACTTTGTAGTGACCGGTAAAGCGCGTTCTAAGATCCGTCAGTTGCTTAGGAGTCTCAAAGGAGAAGATGCTATCTTGCTCGGCAAGCGCTTATTAAACCATGCGTTAGGCGAAACCAAGCTAGATGACTTGTCTAAAGAGCACATCGATAAAGTCGTTAATGATACCAAGCACGATACGCTTGACGAGTTACTCGCTGATATTGGCCTTGGTAATGCGATGAGTATTGTTATTGCCCAACGTTTACGTGGCGATCAAGTCGATACGCAGGAGCACAGAGAATCCTATACCATGCCCATTCGTGGCGCTGATGGTATGTTGGTCACCTTTGCTAACTGCTGTCGCCCGATCCCAGGGGATGCGGTTATTGCCCACGTTAGTCCAGGTAAGGGCTTAGTGGTGCATATGGAAAGCTGCGCCAATATTCGTGGCTACCAAGGTGAGCCAGATAAGTATATTCCAGTGCAGTGGGATAGTGCCGAGGGTGTTGAGTATCAAGCAAACTTGCGCGTAGAGATAGTAAACCACCAAGGTGCACTCGCTAAAATTACTTCTATTGTGGCAGCTGAAGGCTCCAATATTCATAATTTAACCACAGAAGAGCGAGATGGGCGTGTATTCCTCATCAACCTGCGTATTTCTGTGAGAGATCGTATTCATTTAGCCAACGTGATGCGCCGCATTAGGGTGCTCCCTGAAGTACTGCGAACGTCGCGTAACCGCTAG
- a CDS encoding AMP-binding protein, with protein MESSMKTPIEMLEHWVEKQGDQVYLKQPIDGQYKTFTWRDVQTTMQQIAGALKHLGLNPGDKIAVLSKNCAEWFITDLALMHGGYISVPIYPTANADTIRYTLEHSESKAIFIGKLDYWADQESGVGGEILRMAMPYDTMPAQYHWDKLLTLGQPLVDAPLPTLEQIMTLVYTSGSTGKPKGAIQTFASYAWTCNAVVRDLKTDGEDRLISYLPLAHITERVAMEGSSFYSGSSVAFVESLDSFVADVQRARPTVFFSVPRLWSLFQKNIIDKIGDSKLNLLLKIPIISGIVKRKIHAGLGLEHCHLLGSGSAPIPPSLVSWYHKIGLNISEAWGMTENCAYSIINNPFDASKIGTVGRAVEGCTIKQTDVGELMVKSPGLMQGYYKQPEESAACFDEEGYFYTGDLVSIDDDGYVTITGRVKDNFKTSKGKYVAPVPIERKLAQDLHVEMICVIGSGLPHPIALVQLSEGASLQPREEVKASLKKTLDAVNPHLESHETVDAIVVVTDKWDVDNDVLTPTLKIKRHILEKSFSEKVDGIRGGKICWEDEI; from the coding sequence ATGGAATCATCTATGAAAACCCCAATTGAGATGCTTGAACATTGGGTCGAAAAGCAAGGCGATCAAGTCTATCTAAAGCAGCCTATTGACGGTCAATATAAGACTTTTACTTGGCGCGATGTACAAACGACAATGCAACAAATTGCGGGGGCACTTAAACATTTAGGGCTTAATCCAGGCGATAAAATTGCCGTTCTGTCTAAAAACTGCGCCGAATGGTTTATCACAGATCTCGCCCTGATGCATGGCGGGTATATTAGCGTACCTATTTATCCAACAGCCAATGCCGATACCATCCGCTACACACTTGAGCACAGTGAATCAAAAGCAATATTCATCGGTAAGTTGGATTACTGGGCCGATCAAGAGTCTGGCGTTGGCGGTGAAATTTTACGTATGGCAATGCCTTACGACACCATGCCAGCCCAATATCACTGGGATAAACTACTCACTCTTGGTCAGCCTTTAGTCGATGCTCCACTGCCGACGCTTGAGCAGATCATGACGCTGGTTTACACCTCAGGTTCAACCGGAAAGCCCAAGGGCGCGATTCAAACTTTTGCCAGTTATGCTTGGACCTGTAACGCAGTTGTTCGTGATCTAAAAACGGATGGCGAAGACAGATTAATTTCATACTTACCGTTAGCACACATCACCGAGCGAGTAGCGATGGAAGGCTCTTCATTCTATTCAGGTAGCAGCGTGGCCTTTGTGGAAAGCCTCGATAGCTTTGTCGCCGATGTCCAGCGTGCAAGACCCACGGTATTCTTCTCAGTGCCTCGTCTTTGGAGCCTATTCCAAAAAAACATTATCGACAAAATTGGCGACAGCAAGCTCAACTTGTTACTTAAAATACCGATTATTAGTGGTATCGTAAAACGTAAAATCCATGCAGGCTTGGGCCTTGAACATTGCCATTTACTCGGTTCTGGTTCTGCGCCAATTCCACCCTCGCTCGTGAGCTGGTACCACAAAATTGGTCTCAATATCTCCGAAGCTTGGGGTATGACTGAAAATTGCGCTTACTCGATCATTAACAATCCGTTTGATGCCAGTAAAATTGGCACCGTGGGTCGCGCTGTTGAAGGTTGCACCATTAAGCAAACAGATGTCGGTGAGTTGATGGTTAAGAGCCCTGGATTGATGCAAGGTTATTATAAGCAGCCCGAAGAAAGTGCCGCGTGTTTTGACGAAGAGGGTTATTTCTACACTGGCGACTTAGTGAGTATTGATGACGATGGTTACGTCACCATCACAGGCCGCGTTAAAGATAACTTTAAAACCTCTAAAGGTAAGTACGTTGCGCCAGTGCCTATTGAGCGAAAACTGGCACAAGATCTTCACGTAGAGATGATTTGCGTTATTGGTTCAGGTCTACCACACCCAATTGCACTGGTACAACTATCTGAAGGTGCCTCTTTGCAACCTAGAGAAGAGGTTAAGGCGTCACTTAAAAAGACCTTAGATGCGGTTAATCCTCATCTAGAATCTCACGAAACGGTTGATGCGATTGTGGTTGTCACCGATAAATGGGATGTCGATAACGACGTGTTAACCCCAACGCTTAAGATCAAACGTCATATACTTGAGAAGAGTTTCAGCGAAAAGGTCGATGGTATTCGCGGCGGCAAGATCTGCTGGGAAGACGAAATCTAG
- a CDS encoding response regulator transcription factor, translating to MRILLAEDQAMVRGALSALLSLGGDFDITQAADGDEALALLKLTEFDLLLTDIEMPGRTGLELASWCQQHKPALKIVIITTFGRAGYIKRAIESGVGGFLLKDAPSDTLIKAINQVMAGKRIIDPELAMMAVGEMDPLNDKERRALRLASEGKSTSDIAELLFIAEGTVRNYLSEAISKLHATNRIDAARIAQQKGWL from the coding sequence ATGAGAATTTTGTTAGCAGAAGATCAAGCCATGGTGAGAGGGGCATTGTCAGCGCTACTCTCTTTAGGCGGTGACTTTGACATTACCCAAGCGGCTGATGGAGACGAAGCCCTAGCACTGTTAAAACTGACGGAGTTTGACCTGCTGCTCACGGATATTGAAATGCCGGGCCGTACCGGGCTCGAACTCGCCAGTTGGTGCCAACAACATAAGCCAGCACTTAAGATCGTTATCATTACCACCTTCGGCAGAGCCGGTTATATCAAACGTGCCATAGAATCTGGTGTAGGGGGCTTTCTATTAAAAGATGCTCCCTCTGACACCTTAATCAAAGCGATTAACCAAGTGATGGCAGGTAAGCGCATAATCGATCCTGAACTGGCAATGATGGCCGTGGGCGAAATGGACCCACTCAATGACAAAGAGCGCCGCGCATTAAGGCTCGCCAGCGAAGGAAAATCCACCTCAGACATAGCCGAGCTACTATTTATTGCAGAAGGTACTGTGAGAAACTATTTATCTGAGGCTATCAGTAAATTACATGCAACTAACCGTATTGATGCCGCCAGAATTGCACAGCAAAAAGGTTGGTTGTAA
- a CDS encoding calcium/sodium antiporter codes for MFIWLSIIGGFIILTVGAESLVRGASKIALRLGLSPLIIGLTIVAFGTSAPELAVSIKSAVAGNSGIALGNVIGSNIANIGLILGITALIRPIKIESQMVKRDIPVMIAASLLFWGLLLDGGLSFVDGVILSTLLIIYLSYSYLTADKQISEEVAADNQSQWLSIVFIIIGISMLVGGGILFVDGAVALAQSFGISEIIIGLTIVAIGTSMPELVTSVVAALKGQSDIAIGNVVGSNLFNILGILGVTAVIHPIIGNDINPLDWLVMIGLAALLLPFAYTGLRIGRREGSILVLGYLAYIGYLITQA; via the coding sequence ATGTTTATTTGGTTGTCGATTATCGGCGGGTTTATCATTTTGACCGTCGGCGCCGAATCTTTAGTCAGAGGTGCCAGCAAAATCGCCTTAAGGCTTGGCTTATCGCCGTTAATTATCGGCTTAACCATTGTCGCTTTTGGCACCAGTGCACCCGAGCTAGCGGTGAGTATTAAATCCGCGGTGGCGGGCAATAGCGGTATTGCATTAGGCAATGTGATTGGTTCAAACATTGCCAACATCGGTCTAATATTAGGCATTACCGCACTGATTCGACCGATAAAGATTGAATCGCAAATGGTCAAGCGCGACATTCCGGTTATGATCGCGGCATCACTGCTATTTTGGGGCCTACTTCTCGATGGAGGCTTGAGCTTTGTTGATGGTGTCATTCTTTCAACGCTACTAATTATCTATTTAAGCTATAGCTATTTGACTGCCGACAAACAAATCTCTGAAGAGGTTGCTGCGGATAATCAAAGCCAGTGGCTATCTATCGTCTTTATCATTATTGGTATCAGTATGTTGGTTGGCGGCGGCATATTATTTGTCGATGGTGCCGTGGCACTAGCGCAGTCTTTCGGGATCAGCGAAATCATCATAGGACTAACCATCGTAGCGATTGGCACTAGCATGCCAGAATTGGTGACCTCCGTCGTTGCCGCCCTTAAAGGACAAAGCGATATTGCGATCGGTAACGTCGTAGGCTCTAACCTATTCAATATTTTAGGGATTCTCGGTGTCACGGCGGTGATCCATCCCATCATTGGCAACGACATTAACCCACTTGATTGGCTGGTCATGATAGGCCTAGCAGCCCTTCTACTCCCCTTTGCCTATACCGGTCTGCGAATTGGTCGTAGAGAAGGCAGCATCTTGGTGTTGGGCTATTTAGCTTACATAGGCTATTTGATCACACAGGCTTAA